From the genome of Melitaea cinxia chromosome 12, ilMelCinx1.1, whole genome shotgun sequence, one region includes:
- the LOC123658625 gene encoding uncharacterized protein LOC123658625 encodes MAKVRISDGILEGEKVSNQYGGTYYSFKGIPYAKPPLGDLRFQAPQPVEPWDGIRNASKLGSESYQIDVFFTKAILGQEDCLYLNVYTPDLGPKEAFPVMVWIHGGGYISGYGNDSLYGPEFLVKKDVILVTLNYRVGILGFLSLETEDIPGNAGAKDQVAALKWVQKNIKSFGGDPTNVTIFGESAGGSCVSFHLVSPMSAGLFKRAIIQSGALTCRWAKCLRPRDRALILAKKLGCYTEDDKELAIFFKSQPMESYLDPKLAITITENFRANCELFVGIVNEKQFGNSERFFYDDLKLNILNGVEVIIGYCENEGVLGLMPGIETIMNQANIYPEYFVPNPIAYKTTISEQIDIGKLIKKYYFGEEIISEKNVDKLVKFFTADLFMYSIVVLSRMIAARNKNKVYLYKFNCISKRNVFTKIFDADSVLGDKTYVSHVDDLVYIFPMKVLLQQDVEKNSKEYQTIETVTQLWTNFAKFGCPTPDGSMGVQWLPFTKEKQNFVIIGDTIVADCNPEEEEVRFWDKIYAAHFPDYNMARIEVSEGWLEGLIETNRYGGKLYSFKGIPYAEPPLEDLRFKAPQPKKPWKGVRLAKEHGPISYQFDMYITKKNEGNEDCLYLNVYTPELKPVNPLPVMFFIHGGGYTSGSGNDDIYGPEFLVKHNVILVTFNYRLGVLGFLCLHTKEIPGNAGMKDQVAALRWVRSNISKFGGDPANVTIFGESAGGGSVSYHCLSKMSKGLFKRAIIQSGCATSWLPNVLFPQERAFALARELGCNSSDETEVYNFFKSISVEHLINKDTKLTLVESTKQYVTSSFGVVKEKEFIGVERFFFEDVYDAIRNGVHEGIDVMNGYTEDEGIIFLAGGRDLSELFIQANNHLDYFVPKPIETNCPTSLQLEVGRRMRNYYFQNKEISNETLDSFLKFVSADIFIYPAMLFQKTIAKLNKNKLYLYKFTCKSKRNIFTRLIGVSDKFPEGKVVCHGDDLLYVFPFKAVEKDVDVNSEAFELIDKITRLWTNFAKNGDPTPDGSLGEKWLPYTLEDENYMDIGQELKGSQSPDAEEVGFWNNVYKKFYPHMSIQ; translated from the exons ATGGCAAAAGTAAGAATATCCGATGGCATTTTGGAAGGAGAAAAAGTAAGTAATCAATATGGAGGAACATATTACAGTTTCAAGGGAATCCCGTATGCAAAACCTCCGCTTGGAGATCTGAGATTTCag GCTCCACAACCAGTTGAACCTTGGGATGGTATTCGAAATGCAAGTAAATTGGGATCAGAGTCGTACCAAATCGATGTTTTTTTCACTAAAGCTATCTTAGGACAAGAAGACTGTCTGTATTTAAATGTCTATACACCTGATCTAGGTCCTAAAGAAGCATTTCCAGTCATGGTGTGGATACACGGTGGAGGCTATATAAGCGGCTATGGCAACGATAGCTTATATGGACCTGAATTCCTAGTTAAAAAAGATGTAATTctcgtaactttaaattacaGGGTCGGAATCCTTGGTTTCCTTTCCCTAGAAACCGAAGATATACCAGGAAACGCAGGTGCGAAGGATCAAGTGGCAGCGTTGAAATgggtacaaaaaaatattaaaagttttggtGGAGATCCGACCAATGTTACTATATTCGGTGAAAGTGCTGGAGGTTCGTGCGTTTCATTTCATCTTGTATCGCCAATGAGTGCAGGTCTCTTCAAACGCGCTATTATCCAGAGTGGAGCCCTCACTTGTAGATGGGCAAAGTGTCTAAGACCACGGGACCGAGCATTAATCTTAGCTAAAAAATTAGGTTGCTACACAGAAGATGATAAAGAacttgctattttttttaaatctcaacCCATGGAATCATATCTCGATCCCAAATTGGCGATAACAATAACTGAAAATTTTAGAGCTAATTGTGAACTATTTGTCGGCATTGTTAATGAAAAACAGTTTGGTAACAGTGAAAGATTCTTCTATGATGATCTAAAACTAAATATCTTAAATGGTGTTGAAGTTATTATTGGTTATTGTGAAAACGAAGGAGTTTTGGGCTTAATGCCCGGTATAGAAACCATAATGAATCAAGCAAACATTTACCCAGAATATTTTGTACCTAACCCTATAGCTTACAAAACCACGATATCAGAACAGATAGATATCggaaaattaatcaaaaaatattatttcggtGAAGAAATAATTTCAGAGAAAAATGTGgataaattagttaaattttttacgGCTGATCTATTTATGTATAGTATAGTTGTATTAAGTCGAATGATCGCAGCacgtaacaaaaataaagtatatctatataaattcaATTGCATATCTAAAAGAAacgtatttacaaaaatattcgatGCTGACAGTGTTTTAGGAGATAAAACATATGTATCCCACGTAGAtgatcttgtatatatttttcctaTGAAAGTATTACTACAACAAGATgtagagaaaaattcaaaagaaTATCAAACGATAGAAACAGTAACACAATTATGGACAAACTTCGCAAAATTTGG GTGTCCTACGCCTGACGGCAGTATGGGCGTCCAATGGTTGCCTTTCACGAAGGAAAAGCAGAATTTTGTAATCATAGGTGACACGATTGTTGCAGACTGTAATCCAGAAGAAGAGGAAGTCAGGTTTTGGGATAAAATTTACGCTGCTCATTTTCCtgattat aatatgGCGAGGATTGAAGTATCAGAAGGTTGGCTTGAAGGTCTTATAGAGACCAATAGGTACGGCGGAAAGTTGTACAGTTTTAAGGGAATCCCTTATGCAGAACCACCATTAGAGGATCTCAGGTTCAag GCACCTCAACCAAAGAAACCGTGGAAAGGAGTTCGCTTGGCCAAAGAACATGGCCCAATCTCGTATCAATTTGATATGTACATTACTAAGAAAAATGAAGGCAACGAAGACTGCTTGTACCTCAATGTATACACACCAGAACTAAAGCCGGTCAACCCCTTACCGGTGATGTTCTTTATACACGGGGGTGGCTACACGAGCGGAAGCGGAAATGACGACATATACGGTCCTGAATTTCTCGTCAAACATAATGTTATCCTCGTAACTTTTAATTATAGACTAGGTGTTCTTGGCTTTCTGTGCCTTCACACTAAAGAAATACCTGGGAATGCTGGAATGAAGGATCAAGTAGCAGCTCTACGGTGGGTTCGTAGCAACATCAGTAAGTTCGGCGGAGACCCAGCAAATGTTACTATTTTTGGAGAAAGCGCTGGTGGTGGAAGTGTTTCATACCATTGTCTTTCGAAAATGAGTAAAGGCCTTTTCAAGAGAGCTATAATCCAAAGTGGTTGTGCAACCAGTTGGTTGCCAAATGTATTATTTCCTCAAGAAAGAGCTTTTGCTCTTGCCAGGGAATTGGGTTGTAACTCTAGTGATGAAACAgaagtttataacttttttaaatcaatatcaGTTGAACATCTTATTAACAAGGATACGAAATTGACATTAGTTGAAAGTACTAAGCAATACGTCACTTCGTCATTTGGTGTTGTAAAAGAGAAAGAATTTATCGGTGTAGAGAGATTCTTTTTCGAAGATGTTTACGATGCCATTCGAAACGGCGTACATGAGGGTATTGATGTAATGAATGGTTATACAGAAGATGAAGGAATTATATTCTTAGCAGGAGGACGAGATCTAAGTGAACTTTTTATACAAGCGAATAACCATCTAGACTATTTTGTGCCGAAACCGATTGAAACTAACTGCCCTACAAGTTTACAATTAGAAGTAGGAAGAAGAatgagaaattattattttcaaaataaagaaatatccaATGAAACACTGGATAGCTTCCTAAAATTTGTCAGCGCGGATATATTCATTTATCCTGCTATGTTATTTCAGAAAACGATCGCTAAATTGAATAAGAATAAATTGTATCTTTACAAATTCACTTGTAAGTCGAAAAGGAATATATTTACGCGTCTGATAGGAGTGTCAGATAAGTTTCCCGAGGGTAAAGTAGTCTGTCACGGTGATGACTTACTATATGTGTTCCCTTTTAAAGCGGTCGAAAAAGACGTCGATGTGAATTCAGAAGCATTCGAATTGATCGACAAAATCACAAGATTGTGGACAAATTTTGCGAAAAATGG ggaTCCAACACCTGATGGGTCATTGGGTGAAAAATGGTTGCCGTATACACTAGAAGACGAAAACTACATGGACATAGGACAAGAACTCAAAGGTAGCCAATCACCTGACGCAGAGGAAGTGGGGTTTTGGAATAATGTATACAAGAAATTCTATCCACACATGTCAATACAATAA